The Ornithinimicrobium faecis genome includes a window with the following:
- a CDS encoding serine hydrolase, producing MAVPPGEFSPEFAPELPARLPIELPLGDGLSWSVSFRDVTSGRVLHAQGAHDLLPTASVGKVFALIDLAARATAGEVDLTEIVDRRDALAVADSGTWQHLHVDRLSLADVAVLIGSTSDNWATNVLLDRLGLDQVQRRASTLVSGGSTLHDHVRDVRTNADPATLSSGCADDWTHLLGEVARGTCIDEQTSALVRRWLSLGTDLSMVAAAFDLDPLAHAEPPETQPTHTETSHTQPTRTETAQTEPDLGIRLFHKTGTDVGVRADVGVISRGDAAVAYACLCRWDDDGSRPTRHRVLAALRELGECALDLVTAEQASAEPASAEQVTTEQATTPPT from the coding sequence GTGGCCGTCCCCCCGGGCGAGTTCTCGCCCGAGTTCGCGCCCGAACTCCCGGCCCGCCTCCCCATCGAGCTCCCGCTCGGCGATGGGCTGAGCTGGTCAGTCTCGTTCCGGGACGTCACGAGCGGCCGGGTGCTCCACGCGCAGGGTGCCCACGACCTGCTGCCGACGGCCAGCGTCGGCAAGGTCTTCGCGCTCATCGACCTCGCCGCCCGGGCGACTGCCGGCGAGGTGGACCTGACGGAGATCGTTGATCGCCGGGATGCCCTGGCGGTCGCGGACTCCGGCACCTGGCAGCACCTGCACGTCGACCGCCTGAGCCTGGCCGACGTGGCAGTCCTCATCGGCTCGACCAGCGACAACTGGGCCACGAACGTGCTGCTGGACCGGCTCGGGCTGGATCAGGTCCAGCGGCGGGCGAGCACGCTGGTCAGCGGTGGCTCAACCCTGCACGACCACGTCCGGGACGTGCGCACCAACGCGGACCCGGCGACCCTGAGCAGCGGCTGCGCGGACGACTGGACGCACCTGCTGGGCGAGGTGGCGCGGGGCACCTGCATCGATGAGCAGACCTCTGCGCTGGTGCGGCGTTGGCTCTCCCTGGGCACGGACCTGTCGATGGTGGCGGCCGCCTTCGACCTCGACCCCCTCGCGCACGCCGAGCCCCCGGAGACCCAACCCACGCACACTGAGACCTCACACACCCAGCCCACGCGCACCGAGACCGCGCAGACCGAGCCGGACCTCGGCATACGGCTGTTCCACAAGACCGGCACCGACGTGGGTGTCCGGGCGGACGTCGGGGTCATCTCCCGGGGCGACGCGGCCGTGGCCTATGCCTGCCTGTGCCGCTGGGATGACGACGGTTCCCGCCCGACCCGGCACCGGGTGCTCGCGGCGCTGCGCGAGCTGGGTGAGTGTGCCCTGGACCTCGTGACCGCAGAACAAGCGAGCGCAGAACCAGCGAGCGCAGAGCAGGTGACCACAGAACAAGCGACGACCCCGCCGACCTGA
- a CDS encoding M3 family metallopeptidase — MGNSLLAPSTLPFTLPDYATITTDHVREAVTVGMQEQLTELAAIAADTAEPTVENVLHAWERSGAVLDRSVAAFWVARSADTTPERDALMAELSPALATHSDAILLDRGLYERLRALADRAGRGEVELDAQDSYNLQKRLTDYERGGITLGEDDQQRLRELNTQLAALSVEFEQVLSAGRNAAAVHVTDEAELAGLSDDEKATLRTAARARDLDGWLIPIVNTSGQPLLDVLENRSLRQRIHQASVSRGLGGEHDTRDLLVRIVRLRSERASLLGYAHHAAYAHENTCAQNTGAVNDLLARLAPGVVQIAEREAETLAKRLHAADPAAALEPWDWQFLASREAAEAGFDTDQLKPYLEFERVLHDGVFAAATALYGITFHERAELIGYTDQARVFEVRDEDGTPLGAVVIDPYTRPTKKGGAWMTSLVKQAHLTGDLPVVTNTCNVPPPAAGSPSLMTWTNVITLFHEFGHDLHGLLSDVRYPSRSGTAVPRDFVEFPSQVNEIWAWEPALLTQFARHHETGEALPQEWVEALVASREESGYHTLELLKAMLLDQAWHQTPLEELPEDGSGVEAFETAALERAGVAFPLVPPRYRSTYFAHIFSGGYSAGYYSYLWSEVMDADSVAWFRDNGGLSREAGETFRRGLLAPAGSVEAMDTYRAFRGANPDVSHLLERLGLGS, encoded by the coding sequence ATGGGGAACTCACTGCTGGCGCCATCGACGTTGCCATTCACACTGCCCGACTACGCCACCATCACCACCGACCACGTGCGCGAGGCGGTGACCGTGGGGATGCAGGAACAGCTCACGGAGCTGGCAGCCATCGCCGCCGACACCGCCGAGCCCACCGTCGAGAACGTCCTGCACGCCTGGGAGCGCAGCGGCGCGGTGCTGGACCGGAGCGTCGCGGCCTTCTGGGTGGCCCGCTCGGCGGACACCACCCCGGAGCGGGACGCGCTCATGGCGGAGTTGTCGCCTGCCCTGGCGACCCACAGTGACGCGATCCTGCTCGATCGCGGGCTCTATGAGCGCCTGCGTGCTCTGGCTGACCGCGCCGGGCGCGGGGAGGTCGAGCTGGACGCCCAGGACTCCTACAACCTGCAGAAGCGGCTGACCGACTACGAGCGTGGCGGGATCACGCTCGGCGAGGACGACCAACAGCGACTCCGCGAGCTCAACACCCAGTTGGCCGCCCTGTCCGTGGAGTTCGAGCAGGTCCTCAGCGCTGGTCGCAATGCCGCCGCCGTGCACGTCACGGACGAGGCCGAGCTCGCCGGGCTGTCCGACGACGAGAAGGCCACCCTGCGCACGGCCGCACGCGCCCGTGACCTGGACGGCTGGCTCATCCCGATCGTGAACACCTCCGGGCAACCCCTGCTGGACGTGCTGGAGAACCGGTCCCTGCGCCAACGGATCCACCAGGCCTCGGTCAGTCGCGGCCTGGGAGGCGAGCACGACACCCGGGACCTGCTGGTCCGCATCGTCCGGTTGCGCAGCGAGCGGGCGAGCCTGCTCGGTTACGCCCACCATGCGGCATACGCGCACGAGAACACCTGCGCCCAGAACACCGGCGCCGTCAATGACCTCCTGGCCCGGCTCGCCCCGGGAGTGGTGCAGATCGCCGAACGGGAGGCCGAGACCCTGGCCAAGCGGCTCCACGCCGCCGACCCGGCCGCGGCCCTCGAGCCGTGGGACTGGCAGTTCCTGGCCAGCCGGGAGGCCGCCGAGGCCGGCTTCGACACCGACCAGCTCAAGCCCTACCTGGAGTTCGAGCGGGTGCTGCACGACGGCGTTTTCGCGGCCGCCACGGCGCTCTATGGCATCACCTTCCACGAACGAGCCGAGCTCATCGGTTACACCGACCAGGCACGCGTCTTCGAGGTGCGCGATGAGGACGGCACGCCCCTCGGCGCCGTCGTGATCGACCCCTACACGCGACCGACGAAGAAGGGCGGCGCCTGGATGACCTCGCTGGTCAAACAGGCCCACCTGACCGGCGACCTGCCCGTGGTGACCAACACCTGCAACGTCCCACCGCCCGCCGCGGGGTCGCCCAGCCTGATGACCTGGACCAACGTCATCACGCTCTTCCACGAGTTCGGCCACGACCTGCACGGGCTGCTGTCCGACGTGCGCTATCCGTCCCGCTCGGGCACCGCCGTGCCGCGCGACTTCGTCGAGTTCCCCAGCCAGGTCAACGAGATCTGGGCGTGGGAGCCCGCGCTGCTGACACAGTTTGCCCGCCACCACGAGACCGGCGAGGCGTTGCCGCAGGAGTGGGTCGAGGCACTGGTCGCCTCTCGCGAGGAGTCGGGCTATCACACGCTGGAGCTGCTCAAGGCGATGCTGCTGGACCAGGCCTGGCACCAGACGCCGCTGGAGGAACTGCCCGAGGATGGGTCGGGCGTCGAGGCGTTCGAGACTGCCGCGCTGGAGCGGGCCGGCGTCGCGTTCCCGCTCGTGCCGCCACGCTATCGCTCCACCTATTTCGCCCACATCTTCTCCGGGGGCTACTCGGCCGGCTACTACTCCTATCTGTGGTCCGAGGTCATGGATGCCGACTCGGTCGCCTGGTTCCGAGACAACGGTGGTCTGTCCCGCGAGGCAGGAGAGACCTTCCGTCGCGGCCTCTTGGCGCCCGCCGGGTCGGTCGAGGCGATGGACACCTATCGCGCCTTCCGCGGCGCCAACCCGGACGTCTCACACCTGCTGGAGCGGCTCGGGCTGGGCAGTTAA
- a CDS encoding phosphotransferase, protein MPDVALTPQELTARRTVATECAFNAATDLGLKVEETRVLHDVFSLVVHLHPSPVVARIPLVLVPGLTPEALRLKQQRELDVADWLARESVPVTRPSGLVPLEPVREDDFSMTFWELVDVADEHSPYAGGDYELCAALHAALAAYPGLLPFLSPFNEGLPPMMEALEGSHLLSDEDLDRAHAEWQALRPVLASATAFRERFPEADVQPIQGDAPSHNVIRSRTGWVFGDFEDICLGPVEWDLAGHGPEAVAAYDAAAGPLGMRTIDPELQRVMDAARNLQMVGCLSLVPQLPMLEQGLAPMVQAWRESPSLVL, encoded by the coding sequence ATGCCCGATGTAGCGCTGACACCGCAGGAACTGACCGCCCGCCGGACAGTGGCGACAGAGTGCGCCTTCAACGCGGCGACCGACCTCGGCCTCAAGGTCGAGGAGACCCGCGTCCTGCACGACGTCTTCTCCCTCGTGGTCCATCTGCACCCGTCGCCGGTGGTCGCCCGGATCCCGCTCGTGCTGGTTCCCGGCCTGACTCCGGAGGCCCTTCGACTGAAGCAGCAGCGCGAGCTGGACGTCGCCGACTGGCTGGCCCGAGAGAGTGTGCCCGTGACGCGGCCCTCCGGCCTGGTGCCGCTGGAGCCGGTCCGCGAGGACGACTTCTCAATGACCTTCTGGGAGTTGGTCGATGTCGCCGACGAGCACTCGCCCTATGCCGGTGGCGACTATGAGCTCTGTGCTGCCCTGCACGCGGCGCTCGCGGCCTATCCCGGGCTGCTTCCCTTCCTCTCCCCGTTCAACGAGGGGTTGCCGCCGATGATGGAGGCGCTCGAGGGCAGCCACCTGCTCAGCGACGAGGACCTGGACCGGGCTCACGCCGAGTGGCAGGCCCTGCGGCCGGTGCTGGCCAGCGCCACAGCTTTCCGGGAGCGCTTCCCCGAGGCCGACGTCCAGCCGATCCAGGGTGATGCCCCATCGCACAACGTGATCCGCTCTCGCACGGGGTGGGTCTTCGGGGACTTCGAGGACATCTGTCTCGGGCCGGTGGAGTGGGACCTGGCCGGACACGGCCCCGAGGCGGTGGCGGCCTATGACGCAGCGGCCGGCCCGCTCGGGATGCGCACGATCGACCCGGAGCTGCAGCGGGTCATGGACGCCGCCCGCAACCTGCAGATGGTCGGCTGCCTCTCCCTGGTGCCCCAGCTGCCGATGCTGGAGCAGGGCCTGGCTCCCATGGTGCAGGCCTGGCGCGAGAGTCCCTCCCTGGTGCTCTAG
- a CDS encoding YjiH family protein — protein sequence MVANTLDLMQHWNLFFWSTLVITFLVTAITVRIPPLKSIPDDYYPGVEPDPEPEVTGNRLRGAWDEATNVLSTAPGLLRNILDNLKDGMIMAMAILPSILSIGLLGLVLAEFTPVFDILGYIFYPITWALQIPEPLLVGKAAALGISEMFLPALLVVDSAMSVKFVIAVTSISQIIFFSAMVPCVVATEIPLSIGQMVVIWFQRVALTLIITIPFALLLF from the coding sequence GTGGTGGCCAACACCCTGGACCTGATGCAGCACTGGAACCTGTTCTTCTGGTCGACCCTGGTGATCACCTTCCTGGTGACCGCCATCACCGTCCGCATCCCTCCGCTGAAGTCCATCCCCGACGACTACTACCCCGGCGTCGAGCCCGACCCCGAGCCCGAGGTGACCGGCAACCGGCTGCGCGGAGCATGGGACGAGGCGACGAACGTGCTCAGCACCGCCCCAGGTCTGCTCCGCAACATCCTGGACAACCTCAAGGACGGGATGATCATGGCGATGGCGATCCTGCCCTCGATCCTGTCCATCGGCCTGCTCGGCCTGGTGCTCGCCGAGTTCACGCCGGTCTTCGACATCCTGGGCTACATCTTCTATCCGATCACCTGGGCGCTGCAGATCCCGGAGCCGCTGCTGGTCGGCAAGGCCGCGGCCCTGGGCATCTCGGAGATGTTCCTGCCCGCCCTGCTGGTCGTGGACTCGGCGATGTCGGTGAAGTTCGTCATCGCTGTCACCTCGATCAGCCAGATCATCTTCTTCTCCGCGATGGTCCCGTGCGTTGTGGCCACCGAGATCCCGCTCTCGATCGGCCAGATGGTGGTCATCTGGTTCCAGCGGGTCGCGCTGACGCTGATCATCACGATCCCGTTCGCGCTGCTGCTGTTCTGA
- a CDS encoding choice-of-anchor J domain-containing protein, whose translation MSADPPPPDGDQPSLLATADSTPQASESTREALEGVESETGLWIVQAESAPVAQFGTTSAGAEAHAEKLVAEQADLEAEIASTLGRDVTVAHTYTNVLNAIAVEADADEAAQLWDVEGVTAVYPDAVRELDTDVSHEVIKSAAAWDGANAPEIATKGEGLIVAMIDSGVNPEHPAFAAEGGDGYVHTNPLGAGTFLGACNTEAGLECNDKLIGAYTYNGPTARDNDGHGSHTGSTMAGNAHTAQFTLGTADFEREVSGVAPHANVISYKVCAPGCPSSATIAAVDQAITDNVDVINYSISGSDDPWLDPVDLAFLDAHDAGISVSASGGNDGPGASTVAKTGPWNLSVAATTHNRVFGNPVSITDDGAPAELVGIPGFPGDGPGITEVFAGGLFDAEAVTPGNANGCAAFPADAFADGLALIQRGDCNFADKVVNAQAAGAIAVVMYNNVSGPPTAPGGLETTTIPAVMTTLESGQALQAYLADNEGAQASIGTDVVLVEDDTWTDLVAGFSSRGPSQFDMLAPTLAAPGVNILAAYDGDPLDYNVISGTSMASPHAAGAVALLREVYPDLTPTQLRSVLASTADTDLFKEDGSTPADAFDIGSGRINIEQAGRAGLALDETSENFVAANPDVGGEPSTLNLPAFVETACEGECSWTRTVTSIADGAASYTATVEAPEGVTVTVTPETFTLESGASQEITVTADVSSATVGSWAFGNIALETTDQHADGSDIAGQHLPVAVNTASNEVPSNPPVIDVDPSDLEATQRTDTVSTQTLTIGNTGGEDLTWEFVTEVNGEGSVLAEQEVNGTSGIVSDDFPNDGGGVFAADDFTLAADASLDLVHTPGFWTGMDLAERVPSIDWQIFADADGVPGEQVWAHTSAPDGAGVSTVDNEITLDIDAATGATIDLTAGTYWLSVYPTVTDPSPNLNDRWNWYQGTPSGNPGMLIDEDFLFGPGTGDWTPIVDLVGTFSDLAYRIEGDAEPIACGADWLTLDPTSGTTAPDGSTEVTASFDSAGLANGDYTADLCLESNDPAALVTTVPVTLTVADSAAITVDPTSIEGTQLTDEQTEQTLTIGNAGTADLEVTISEVEAAAAASDVERPELPVGTDRAHASADGAGAAVAPAVVEPAAVPTVASLSEGFDDVTALPGAGWAMTNNSEPVGGTNWFQGNPDVMAAYEGASDAYVGANFNNAGVDPGHISNWLMTPEVDLVNGSEFSFWTSTPENPATYVDRLEVRLSTSGDSTDVGSGYDGVGDFDTLLLSVNPDLTPTGYPGEWTQYTATIEGLEAPTTGRIGLHYFVPDGGPLGVNSSYIGVDTVSYEAAEVPPACEVTDAAWLTVDPTTGTITPGDELAVTVGLDSTGLAVGDHTADLCIESNDPDAPVTTVPVTLSVTDAPPAVPVIQVDPTSVELELETGDTGSSAVSVANTGEADLDFDVIEAAAGDSCEVADAAWLAVTPTTGTVAPGADTDLALAFDAAGLEAGEHTAALCISSNDAQSPTVTVPVTLTVTEEEAPPEPAEVVRIDGDDRYETATLIASEFPDGASTVYVANGLADAQGVDALVTGAVAGGGPDVAADGAAPILLVKDDDVPQAVTAALADLDPEKIVIVGGQLAVHPSVEAELAETGADVSRIGGGDRFETAAALAEDYPTGGTVFVATGTGAEGAELALADALTSASAAGSQEVPVLLTQADNLPNVTEAALADLAPEQIVLVGGPIAVSAEVEAALGEIAPTTRVFGDNRYETAVALSADYPVDSDRLYVASGTNFPDALVGAALTASQDAPLLITRSDKLPHAVAAEAERLSPQGITLFGGPIAINTNVEEALQAILDLTSID comes from the coding sequence GTGAGTGCAGATCCACCACCACCAGATGGTGACCAGCCGTCGCTGCTGGCGACCGCCGACTCGACGCCGCAGGCGAGCGAGTCCACCCGTGAGGCTCTCGAGGGAGTCGAGAGCGAGACCGGCCTGTGGATCGTGCAGGCAGAGTCTGCTCCGGTCGCCCAGTTCGGCACGACCAGCGCGGGCGCCGAGGCGCACGCCGAGAAGCTGGTGGCCGAGCAGGCCGACCTCGAGGCGGAGATTGCCTCGACGCTGGGCCGCGACGTGACCGTGGCCCACACCTACACCAATGTCCTCAACGCGATTGCCGTCGAGGCCGACGCTGACGAGGCTGCTCAGCTCTGGGATGTTGAGGGCGTCACGGCGGTCTATCCGGACGCGGTCCGCGAGCTGGACACCGATGTGAGCCACGAGGTCATCAAGAGCGCGGCGGCGTGGGACGGCGCCAACGCCCCCGAGATCGCCACCAAGGGCGAGGGCCTGATCGTCGCGATGATCGACAGCGGCGTGAACCCCGAGCACCCGGCCTTCGCTGCTGAGGGCGGCGACGGCTATGTGCACACCAACCCGCTCGGTGCGGGCACCTTCCTGGGTGCCTGCAACACCGAGGCCGGCCTGGAGTGCAACGACAAGCTGATCGGTGCCTACACCTACAACGGCCCGACCGCCCGTGACAACGACGGCCACGGCAGCCACACCGGCAGCACCATGGCCGGCAACGCGCACACGGCACAGTTCACGCTGGGCACCGCCGACTTCGAGCGCGAGGTCTCCGGCGTTGCGCCGCACGCCAACGTGATCTCCTACAAGGTCTGCGCCCCCGGCTGCCCGAGCTCGGCCACCATTGCGGCCGTCGACCAGGCCATCACCGACAACGTCGACGTCATCAACTACTCGATCTCTGGCTCGGACGACCCGTGGCTGGACCCGGTCGACCTGGCCTTCCTGGACGCCCACGACGCGGGGATCAGCGTCTCCGCCTCCGGCGGCAACGACGGCCCCGGTGCGAGCACCGTGGCCAAGACCGGCCCGTGGAACCTCTCCGTGGCCGCGACGACCCACAACCGCGTCTTCGGCAACCCCGTCTCCATCACCGACGACGGTGCCCCGGCCGAGCTCGTCGGCATCCCGGGCTTCCCCGGTGATGGCCCCGGCATCACCGAGGTCTTCGCCGGCGGTCTCTTCGACGCTGAGGCAGTGACCCCCGGCAACGCCAACGGGTGCGCGGCCTTCCCGGCTGACGCCTTCGCTGACGGCCTCGCGCTGATCCAGCGCGGCGACTGCAACTTCGCGGACAAGGTCGTCAACGCCCAGGCTGCTGGAGCGATCGCCGTCGTGATGTACAACAACGTCAGCGGTCCGCCCACGGCACCCGGTGGCCTCGAGACCACGACCATCCCCGCGGTGATGACCACCCTGGAGTCCGGTCAGGCCCTGCAGGCCTATCTCGCGGACAACGAGGGCGCACAGGCCTCCATCGGCACCGACGTGGTGCTCGTCGAGGACGACACCTGGACCGACCTGGTGGCTGGCTTCAGCTCCCGTGGCCCGAGCCAGTTCGACATGCTCGCCCCGACCCTCGCTGCACCGGGCGTGAACATCCTTGCCGCCTACGACGGTGACCCGCTGGACTACAACGTCATCAGCGGCACCTCGATGGCGTCGCCGCACGCTGCTGGTGCTGTGGCGCTGCTGCGCGAGGTCTATCCGGACCTCACCCCGACGCAGCTGCGTTCGGTGCTCGCCAGCACGGCCGACACCGACCTGTTCAAGGAGGATGGCTCCACCCCGGCTGACGCCTTCGACATCGGCTCCGGCCGCATCAACATCGAGCAGGCCGGCCGCGCCGGACTCGCGCTCGACGAGACCAGCGAGAACTTCGTGGCGGCCAACCCGGACGTCGGCGGCGAGCCGTCGACGCTGAACCTGCCGGCCTTCGTTGAGACCGCCTGCGAGGGCGAGTGCAGCTGGACCCGCACCGTCACCTCGATCGCCGACGGCGCAGCCAGCTACACCGCCACTGTCGAGGCTCCCGAGGGCGTCACCGTCACCGTGACCCCCGAGACCTTCACCCTTGAGTCGGGCGCCAGCCAGGAGATCACGGTCACCGCCGACGTCTCCTCGGCCACCGTCGGCTCGTGGGCCTTTGGCAACATCGCGCTCGAGACCACCGACCAGCACGCGGACGGCAGCGACATCGCCGGCCAGCACCTGCCGGTCGCGGTGAACACCGCGAGCAACGAGGTCCCCTCCAACCCGCCGGTCATCGACGTCGACCCGTCGGACCTGGAGGCCACGCAGCGCACTGACACGGTCAGCACGCAGACCCTCACCATCGGCAACACCGGTGGCGAGGACCTGACGTGGGAGTTCGTCACGGAGGTCAACGGCGAGGGCTCTGTCCTGGCCGAGCAGGAGGTGAACGGCACCAGCGGCATCGTCAGTGATGACTTCCCCAACGACGGTGGTGGCGTCTTCGCAGCCGACGACTTCACGCTGGCGGCTGACGCGTCGCTCGACCTGGTCCACACGCCCGGCTTCTGGACCGGCATGGACCTCGCGGAGCGCGTGCCGTCCATCGACTGGCAGATCTTCGCCGACGCTGACGGAGTTCCGGGCGAGCAGGTCTGGGCCCACACGAGCGCGCCGGACGGCGCAGGTGTGAGCACCGTGGACAACGAGATCACCCTCGACATCGACGCGGCCACAGGCGCGACGATTGACCTCACGGCGGGCACCTACTGGCTGTCCGTGTACCCGACCGTCACCGACCCGTCGCCGAACCTCAACGACCGGTGGAACTGGTATCAGGGCACCCCATCGGGCAACCCCGGCATGCTGATCGACGAGGACTTCCTCTTCGGTCCTGGCACCGGGGACTGGACCCCGATCGTGGACCTCGTCGGCACCTTCAGCGACCTGGCCTATCGGATCGAGGGTGACGCCGAGCCCATTGCGTGTGGCGCCGACTGGTTGACGCTCGACCCGACCTCGGGCACGACGGCACCTGACGGCTCCACCGAGGTCACCGCGTCCTTCGACTCGGCTGGCCTGGCCAACGGTGACTACACAGCCGACCTGTGCCTCGAGAGCAACGACCCGGCGGCTCTGGTGACCACGGTCCCCGTGACGCTGACGGTCGCCGACTCGGCAGCGATCACGGTCGACCCGACCTCGATCGAGGGCACCCAGCTCACGGACGAGCAGACCGAGCAGACGCTGACCATCGGCAACGCCGGCACGGCCGACCTGGAGGTCACCATCTCCGAGGTGGAGGCCGCTGCAGCGGCTTCGGACGTTGAGCGTCCCGAGCTCCCGGTGGGCACTGACCGTGCCCACGCCAGCGCCGACGGCGCAGGTGCGGCTGTTGCCCCGGCCGTGGTCGAGCCGGCTGCGGTCCCGACCGTGGCCTCACTCTCCGAGGGCTTTGACGACGTCACCGCCCTCCCGGGTGCTGGTTGGGCGATGACCAACAACAGCGAGCCGGTTGGTGGGACCAACTGGTTCCAGGGCAACCCGGACGTGATGGCGGCGTATGAGGGTGCGTCGGATGCTTATGTCGGCGCGAACTTCAACAACGCGGGTGTTGACCCGGGGCACATCAGCAACTGGTTGATGACTCCGGAGGTGGACCTGGTCAACGGCTCGGAGTTCTCCTTCTGGACCAGCACTCCTGAGAACCCGGCAACATACGTTGACCGGCTGGAGGTCCGCCTCTCGACCAGCGGTGACTCCACAGATGTTGGCTCCGGCTACGACGGTGTGGGTGACTTCGACACGCTCCTGCTGTCGGTGAACCCAGACCTGACGCCCACCGGCTACCCCGGAGAGTGGACGCAGTACACGGCGACGATCGAGGGCCTGGAAGCGCCGACCACCGGTCGGATCGGCCTGCACTACTTCGTGCCCGACGGTGGCCCCCTCGGCGTCAACTCCAGCTACATCGGTGTCGACACGGTCTCCTACGAGGCTGCTGAGGTGCCGCCCGCCTGTGAGGTCACGGATGCTGCGTGGCTGACGGTGGACCCGACCACGGGCACCATCACGCCCGGTGACGAGCTGGCGGTGACGGTCGGTCTGGACTCGACCGGTCTGGCAGTCGGCGACCACACGGCCGACCTGTGCATCGAGTCGAACGACCCGGATGCACCGGTCACCACGGTGCCGGTGACCCTGTCGGTCACCGATGCACCGCCGGCCGTGCCGGTGATCCAGGTCGACCCGACCTCGGTGGAGCTGGAGCTGGAGACCGGTGACACGGGGTCCTCGGCAGTGTCGGTGGCCAACACCGGTGAGGCTGACCTGGACTTCGACGTGATCGAGGCTGCAGCTGGTGATTCGTGCGAGGTGGCGGACGCTGCTTGGTTGGCGGTCACGCCGACCACTGGGACGGTTGCCCCGGGCGCGGACACGGATCTGGCGCTGGCATTTGACGCCGCTGGCCTCGAGGCTGGCGAGCACACCGCGGCCCTGTGCATCAGCTCCAACGATGCGCAGAGTCCGACGGTGACCGTGCCGGTGACTCTGACGGTCACGGAGGAGGAGGCTCCGCCGGAGCCGGCCGAGGTCGTCCGGATCGATGGTGATGACCGTTACGAGACGGCCACGCTGATCGCCTCGGAGTTCCCGGACGGCGCGAGCACGGTCTATGTTGCCAACGGTCTGGCCGATGCCCAGGGTGTGGATGCCCTGGTCACCGGTGCGGTGGCCGGTGGCGGCCCGGACGTGGCTGCGGATGGCGCGGCACCGATCCTGCTGGTCAAGGACGATGACGTGCCCCAGGCTGTCACGGCTGCGCTGGCGGACCTGGACCCGGAGAAGATCGTCATTGTCGGTGGTCAGCTGGCCGTTCACCCGTCCGTCGAGGCCGAGCTGGCCGAGACCGGTGCGGACGTGTCCCGGATCGGTGGTGGCGACCGGTTCGAGACGGCCGCCGCACTGGCGGAGGACTATCCGACCGGTGGCACAGTGTTCGTGGCGACTGGCACGGGTGCTGAGGGTGCAGAGCTGGCCCTGGCCGATGCCTTGACCTCGGCCTCAGCGGCCGGCAGCCAGGAGGTGCCGGTGCTGCTGACGCAGGCGGACAACCTGCCGAACGTGACCGAGGCGGCCCTGGCCGACCTCGCACCAGAGCAGATTGTCCTGGTCGGTGGACCGATCGCGGTCTCTGCGGAGGTCGAGGCGGCGCTGGGCGAGATCGCGCCCACGACGCGGGTCTTTGGTGACAACCGTTATGAGACGGCTGTCGCGCTGAGCGCGGACTACCCGGTGGACAGCGACCGGCTCTATGTGGCATCGGGGACCAACTTCCCCGACGCACTGGTCGGTGCTGCGCTGACGGCGTCGCAGGATGCGCCGTTGCTGATCACCCGCTCGGACAAGCTGCCGCACGCGGTGGCCGCAGAGGCCGAGCGGCTCAGCCCGCAGGGCATCACCCTGTTTGGTGGTCCCATCGCGATCAACACCAACGTCGAGGAGGCCCTCCAGGCGATCCTGGACCTGACCTCGATCGACTAG